GCCTGCCCCACGCGGGCGGGTCCGGGGCGACCTACGGGGGCTGGCGCGGGTTGTTGGGTCCGCGCTTCCAGCCGGTGGCCGTTGAGTTCCCGGGCCGGGGACGGCGGATGCGTGAAGCGCCGTACACGTCGGCGGCCGACCTGGTCGAGTGGCTGCTCGCTGAGCACCTGGAGCAGATGCGGGCTGGACCGTTCGCGGTCTTCGGACACAGCATGGGCGGACTGCTCGCCTTCCAGCTGACCTACGAGCTCGTCCGTCGTGGTCTGCCCCGGCCCCGCCGGTTGTTCATCTCGGCCGCCCTGCCGCCGACGTGCCTGCGTCGGGGATCGCTGTACACGCTCCCCGACGACCAGCTCGTGCGGGCCCTGCACCGGCTCAACGGCACCTCGGCCGAGGTGCTCGCGCACCCTGAGCTGATCGACCTCATGCTTCCGGTGGTCCGGGCCGACCTGCGCATCGCGGAGACCTGGTGCTTCCGGCCGACGGTGGCGCTGGACGTTCCGGTCTCGCTCCTGGGCGGTCGCTGGGATCCGCTCGTGCCGCCGGACACGTTGGACAACTGGCGCATCCACCTGAGCGGCGAGGTGGTCGCCCGGATCTACCCCGGCGACCACTTCTACTTCCGCCCCGACGCCGCGCCGCTGCTGACGGACCTGCGGGAGGACCTGCGGAAGGGCCTGCCCGGAGCCCCACCGTGACGCGCTGAAGCTGCCCACGCCTGCCCGGTGCGACCGCAGATTCACCGGTCTCGAGCGGCGGCGGCCGTAACGAACGGGGCCGACGCCATGGCTTTCGGCGGTATACCTTTCCACGGCTGACAGTCGACTTCGGAGTGAAAGAAGGCCGCACGCCAGATGCGCGACCACGAGCAGATCCCGGCGTCCTTCGAGCAGGAGCGTGCCTACGTCGTCGATCGGCTGACCCGAGGCACCACCGTGGCCGTGCATCGCGCGTGGACACTGTCCGCCGCGCCCACTGTGGAACGACTGCGCGCCGCGCTCGACCGGCTGACGGCGCGGCACGAGATCCTGCGTACCAGCGTTTCCCACTCCGCGGGCGGACTCGTTCAGGTGGTCCACGCGGCAGCCGAACCGGACTTCACCGTCGTCGACCAATCTCTGTCGGACGCCGCGGACAACCAGCCGCCGACGCAGCTTGCCATGTCCTTCGTCGCCCGGCCGTTCCGCCTCGACACCGCGCCGCTGTGGCGGACGCTCCTGGTCCGGACCGGCGCAGACCAGCACGTCCTCGTAGTGTGCGCGCATCCCACCGTGGCCGACGCCGAGACGCTCACCCTCATCCTCGGTGAGCTACTCGACCTCTGCCAGGGCCCGCCCGGGGAGGGCGCGGCCGCCGAGCTCCCCGGCCAGTACCGGGAGTACGTCGCATGGCAG
The Micromonospora pisi DNA segment above includes these coding regions:
- a CDS encoding thioesterase II family protein, whose product is MDIRSLPWESADARRDGPERAAVLSLFCLPHAGGSGATYGGWRGLLGPRFQPVAVEFPGRGRRMREAPYTSAADLVEWLLAEHLEQMRAGPFAVFGHSMGGLLAFQLTYELVRRGLPRPRRLFISAALPPTCLRRGSLYTLPDDQLVRALHRLNGTSAEVLAHPELIDLMLPVVRADLRIAETWCFRPTVALDVPVSLLGGRWDPLVPPDTLDNWRIHLSGEVVARIYPGDHFYFRPDAAPLLTDLREDLRKGLPGAPP